Proteins found in one Aethina tumida isolate Nest 87 chromosome 1, icAetTumi1.1, whole genome shotgun sequence genomic segment:
- the LOC109601172 gene encoding muscle calcium channel subunit alpha-1 isoform X3 — protein sequence MDPSLYCPGLQYEVRDAGGGGGSGAVGGGGGENRLWSVQQAYAGCAWQGTISATAATAATAATAATAATAATAMSTVGAGVTSPGQAGARTPTAPKRPVRRGGKPPPDRPQRALFCLYLKNPIRKLCIDVVEWKPFEWLILLTIFANCVALAVYTPFPNSDSNTTNAYLEKIEYIFLVIFTVECIMKIIAYGFIMHPGSYLRNGWNLLDFTIVIIGMISTALSFLTRDSFDVKALRAFRVLRPLRLVSGVPSLQVVLNSILRAMVPLLHIALLVLFVIIIYAIIGLELFSGKMHFTCYNSAGEEMDGAHPCDPTGVGFNCSELGSDYNCTGPWGGPNDGITNFDNFGLSMLTVFQCITLEGWTDVLYNIQDAMGRTWQWSYFVSMVILGAFFVMNLILGVLSGEFSKEREKAKARGDFHKLREKQQLEEDLRGYLDWITQAEDIEPEGENQQNQDARNTVTNEMESTDQLGEEEIQQDSWFKKRKKDFERVNRRMRRSCRKAVKSQTFYWLIIVLVFLNTGVLATEHYQQPVWLDDFQEYTNMFFIALFTMEMLLKMYSLGFQGYFVSLFNRFDCFVVIGSITEMVLTNTHVMPPLGISVLRCVRLLRVFKVTKYWRSLSNLVASLLNSIQSIASLLLLLFLFIVIFALLGMQVFGGRFNFKETQEKSRFNFDSFWQSLLTVFQILTGEDWNAVMYQGIAAYGGVKSPGVLACIYFIILFICGNYILLNVFLAIAVDNLADAESLTAIEKEEEEEAEKQKSKSPTPNGEEEIEEEEHSIEEEEEEETEEEGNYDSERSDHDEETEFQTKDEDTEGEIEEERRSKDDEDDLETKETARPRRLSEVTIVKKVRPIPKGSAFFIFSYKNRFRVFCHWLCNHSAFGNVILVCIMVSSALLAVEDPINSESETNKVLQIFDYVFTAVFSIELLLKTISYGCILHDGAFLRSAFNVLDLAVVCVSIVSIFSSKGAMSVVKILRVLRVLRPLRAINRAKGLKYVVKCVIVAIKTIGNIMLVTYLLQFMFAVIGVQLFKGKFSHCTDASKLTAADCNGTYLVYSDGDINKPEMKDRSWEPNRFHFDNVAKAMLTLFTVSTFEGWPGLLYVSIDSNEENKGPIHNYRPIVAAYYIIYIIIIAFFMVNIFVGFVIVTFQNEGEQEYKNCELDKNQRNCIEFALKAKPVRRYIPKHRIQYKVWWFVTSRPFEYAIFTLILTNTITLAMKYYNQPAIYEAFLDNLNMIFTAVFAMEFVFKLAAFRVKNYFGDAWNVFDFIIVLGSFVDIVYQDVNPGSKFQISSNFFRLFRVMRLIKLLSRGEGIRTLLWTFLKSFQALPYVALLIVMLFFIYAVIGMQMFGKIESLDPESESSINRNNNFASFFQAVLVLFRSATGEAWQEIMMDCADTPAAKCDRRIDSKDSSTGCGSDIAYPYFISFYVLCSFLIINLFVAVIMDNFDYLTRDWSILGPHHLDEFIRLWSEYDPDAKGRIKHLDVVTLLRKISPPLGFGKLCPHRVACKRLVSMNMPLNSDGTVLFNATLFAVVRTSLRIKTEGNIDDANAELRAVIKKIWKRTSPKLLDQVVPPPGVDDEVTVGKFYATFLIQDYFRRFKKRKEQELKEGDKDTHNTVTLQAGLRTLHEAGPELKRAISGNLDELIDDNPEPMHRRNHSLFGSVWSSMRRGHSFNRAKSLKVNAKSQMQIKITPASSVEFIPYNSIKSAVTEGMNHITSLTKNVVQNRASCTSIHNMEGLRDEEIPLKSLNLHNGESEKNSFTVINLQGDHTELMPPTPPPRRLRLGLGSLGAGCMHQTTPMQHAPSFSRIASGLKLAQAQAMAVAGFLPSDSAQIPSEYPSSDGFGFHPSVSDSEGDGRHGRSSLLNHRASFHGRGGAEANGHAGAERLTHSLPGSPADRRPPSFEVVGSAESLVGRILAEQGLGKYCDPDFVRYTSKEMQEAMDMTQEEMDRAAHQLLQQERRIHGPTGKVDALQPPL from the exons GATTGCAGTATGAAGTCCGGGACGCCGGTGGCGGCGGCGGCAGTGGCGCAGTTGGGGGCGGCGGCGGCGAGAACCGTCTCTGGTCCGTCCAGCAGGCATACGCAGGGTGCGCATGGCAAGGGACAATTAGCGCGACAGCAGCGACTGCAGCGACGGCGGCGACAGCAGCCACAGCGGCAACAGCGGCGACCGCGATGAGTACCGTGGGGGCGGGCGTGACGAGCCCGGGACAAGCGGGCGCCCGCACGCCGACCGCCCCCAAGCGGCCGGTGCGTAGGGGCGGCAAGCCGCCGCCCGATCGACCGCAGCGCGCCCTCTTCTGTCTCTACCTTAAGAACCCCATCAGGAAGCTATGTATCGACGTCGTCGAATGGAA ACCTTTCGAATGGTTAATTTTACTAACAATATTCGCGAACTGCGTTGCCTTAGCTGTTTACACTCCATTTCCCAATAGTGACTCAAATACAACAAACGCGTATTTG gaaaaaattgaatacatttttttagtcattttcaCAGTGGAAtgcataatgaaaataatagcATACGGTTTCATAATGCATCCAGGGTCGTATCTTCGTAATGGCTGGAATTTGCTCGATTTTACCATAGTAATTATAGG tatgatAAGTACGGCGTTATCATTTCTTACAAGAGATAGTTTCGATGTAAAAGCTCTGAGAGCTTTTAGAGTTCTTCGACCGTTAAGGCTAGTTTCTGGTGTTCCCa GTTTACAAGTTGTGTTAAACTCAATTTTACGTGCCATGGTGCCTTTATTACATATTGCTCTGTTAGTattgtttgttataataatttatgcgaTCATTGGTTTGGAGTTATTCTCAGGAAAAATGCATTTTACATGCTACAACAGTGCAG GTGAAGAAATGGATGGTGCCCACCCATGCGATCCTACTGGTGTAGGATTTAATTGTTCCGAATTGGGTTCAGACTATAATTGCACGGGACCTTGGGGAGGGCCAAACGACGGGATTACCAACTTCGACAATTTTGGTTTGTCGATGTTAACGGTTTTTCAATGTATTACACTAGAAGGCTGGACCGATGTGCTTTACAAT ATACAAGACGCAATGGGAAGGACGTGGCAATGGTCGTATTTCGTTTCGATGGTCATCCTGGGGGCGTTCTTCGTCATGAACTTGATTCTCGGTGTCCTCAGCGG AGAGTTCTCCAAGGAAAGAGAGAAGGCGAAGGCCCGTGGCGACTTCCACAAACTGAGAGAGAAGCAACAACTGGAGGAGGACCTGAGGGGGTACCTGGATTGGATAACGCAAGCTGAAGACATCGAACCGGAGGGCGAGAACCAGCAGAACCAGGACGCCAGGAACACGGTCACCAACGAGATGGAGTCGACGGACCAGCTAGGCGAAGAGGAGATACAGCAAGACTCTTGGTTCAAGAAGAGGAAAAAAGACTTCGAACGGGTGAACCGCAGGATGCGACGGTCGTGTCGGAAAGCCGTTAAATCGCAGACATTTTATTGGCTCATTATAGTTTTAGTGTTTTTGAATACCGGCGTTTTGGCTACTGAACATTACCAACAGCCGGTCTGGTTGGATGATTTTCAAG AGTACACGAATATGTTTTTCATTGCCCTTTTTACAATGGAAATGTTGTTGAAAATGTATAGTTTAGGTTTTCAA GGTTACTTTGTTTCGTTGTTTAACCGTTTTGACTGTTTTGTTGTTATTGGAAGTATTACGGAAATGGTCCTGACCAACACACACGTAATGCCTCCTTTGGGTATATCTGTACTTCGTTGTGTTAGACTTCTTAGAGTTTTTAAAGTTACCAA atattggCGATCGTTGTCAAATTTGGTGGCGTCGTTGTTGAATTCGATACAATCAATCGCTTCGTTACTGCTGTTACTTTTcttgtttattgttatttttgcgTTACTGGGAATGCAAGTGTTTGGCGGAAGGTTCAATTTTAAGGAGACCCAGGAGAAATcccgttttaattttgatagcTTCTGGCAGAGTTTACTGACTGTGTTTCAG ATATTAACAGGTGAAGATTGGAATGCCGTAATGTATCAAGGCATTGCTGCGTATGGAGGTGTGAAGTCGCCCGGTGTTTTAgcttgtatatattttattattctttttatttgtgGTAATT ATATTCTGTTAAACGTTTTCTTGGCTATCGCTGTAGACAACTTAGCTGACGCCGAATCATTGACGGCAATCGAAAAAGAGGAAGAGGAGGAAGCCGAGAAGCAAAAATCAAAAAGTCCCACTCCCAACGGAGAGGAGGAAATTGAAGAAGAGGAGCATAGCATCGAGGAAGAGGAGGAAGAGGAGACCGAAGAGGAAGGCAATTACGATTCAGAAAG ATCTGATCACGACGAAGAGACCGAATTCCAAACGAAAGACGAGGACACAGAAGGGGAAATCGAGGAGGAGCGCCGCAGTAAGG acgACGAAGATGATTtagaaacaaaagaaacagCCCGACCTCGACGTTTATCCGAGGTCACAATAGTAAAGAAAGTTCGGCCAATTCCAAAAGGGAGTGCcttctttatattttcttataagaaCAG GTTTCGGGTGTTCTGTCACTGGCTTTGCAATCACAGCGCCTTTGGAAACGTCATCCTTGTGTGCATCATGGTTTCCTCCGCCCTTCTGGCCGTGGAGGACCCGATTAACTCCGAATCGGAAACGAACAAA GTCTTGCAGATATTCGATTATGTGTTTACGGCCGTATTCTCGATTGAACTGCTGCTGAAAACAATATCCTACGGGTGTATTTTACATGATGGTGCCTTTTTACGTTCTGCATTTAACGTTTTGGATCTGGCTGTCGTTTGTGTCTccattgtttcaattttcagCAG CAAAGGAGCCATGTCAGTGGTGAAAATTCTTCGAGTTCTGCGCGTGCTGCGTCCACTGAGAGCCATAAACCGTGCGAAGGGACTTAAG TATGTAGTGAAATGCGTGATAGTAGCCATAAAAACGATTGGCAATATCATGCTGGTTACATACCTTCTGCAGTTCATGTTCGCTGTGATAGGAGTGCAGCTCTTTAAG GGAAAGTTTTCTCATTGTACTGACGCTTCCAAGTTGACAGCTGCAGATTGCAA tggaACATATTTGGTATATTCAGACGGTGATATAAACAAGCCGGAGATGAAAGATCGTAGTTGGGAGCCGAATCGGTTTCACTTCGACAACGTGGCAAAAGCAATGCTGACGTTATTTACGGTGTCCACATTTGAAGGATGGCCGGGACTGTTATACGTTTCAATAGACTCAAATGAAGAAAACAAAGGACCAATTCACAATTACCGCCCCATTGTAGCAgcgtattatattatatacattattataatagcCTTTTTCATGGTTAACATTTTCGTTGGTTTCGTTATCGTTACATTCCAAAACGAGGGTGAACAAGAATACAAGAACTGCGAATTGGACAAGAACCAGCGTAACTGCATCGAATTCGCTTTGAAGGCCAAACCTGTCAGACGTTACATTCCCAAGCATCGCATCCAATACAAGGTTTGGTGGTTCGTCACCTCCAGACCGTTCGAGTATGCGATATTCACGTTGATCTTGACCAACACAATAACGTTGGCGATGAAGTACTACAACCAGCCGGCGATTTACGAGGCCTTCTTGGACAACTTGAACATGATTTTCACCGCGGTCTTCGCCATGGAGTTCGTCTTCAAACTGGCGGCCTTCAGAGTCAAGAACTACTTCGGAGATGCATGGAATGTGTTCGATTTTATTATAGTACTGGGAAGTTTCGTGGACATTGTCTATCAGGACGTCAAC cCTGGATCGAAATTCCAAATTTCCAGTAACTTCTTCAGATTGTTTCGTGTGATGCGACTCATCAAACTACTAAGCAGAGGTGAGGGTATCAGAACGTTGCTGTGGACGTTCCTTAAGTCGTTCCAAGCTTTGCCATACGTAGCACTGTTGATCGTGATGCTGTTCTTCATTTATGCCGTCATTGGCATGCAG ATGTTTGGCAAGATCGAAAGCTTGGACCCGGAATCCGAGAGTTCCATAAACCGGAACAATAACTTTGCGTCGTTTTTTCAAGCTGTGCTGGTACTTTTTAGATCAGCGACAG GTGAAGCCTGGCAGGAAATCATGATGGATTGTGCGGATACACCAGCTGCAAAATGTGACAGGAGGATTGACTCCAAGGATTCTTCAACGGGCTGTGGATCAGACATAGCTTacccatattttatttctttctatGTTTTGTGTTcatttttg attataaatttgttcgtTGCTGTTATTATGGATAATTTCGATTATCTAACTAGGGACTGGTCTATTTTGGGACCTCATCATCTCGATGAATTTATAAGGCTGTGGAGTGAATACGATCCTGACGCTAAGGGCAGGATAAAACATTTAGACGTCGTAACCCTTCTTCGAAAAATATCCCCACCCTTAGGTTTTGGGAAACTTTGTCCGCATCGTGTCGCGTGTAAACGTTTAGTTTCGATGAACATGCCATTAAATAGTGACGGGACAGTTTTATTTAACGCAACACTTTTCGCAGTAGTACGTACGTCGCTTAGAATAAAAACGGAGGGCAATATAGACGACGCGAATGCTGAACTAAGAGCggtaatcaaaaaaatctggAAGAGGACCAGTCCCAAATTACTGGACCAAGTAGTACCACCGCCTGGCGTAGACGACGAGGTTACAGTTGGGAAGTTCTATGCCACTTTCCTCATTCAAGACTATTTCCGACGATTCAAGAAACGAAAGGAACAGGAACTGAAGGAGGGAGATAAGGACACGCACAACACAGTCACCCTGCAGGCCGGCTTGCGCACCTTGCACGAAGCTGGTCCGGAACTAAAGCGGGCCATATCCGGAAATCTGGACGAACTCATCGACGATAATCCTGAGCCAATGCATCGA AGAAACCATTCCCTCTTCGGCAGCGTGTGGTCATCGATGCGAAGGGGGCACAGTTTCAACAGGGCCAAATCGCTGAAGGTCAACGCCAAATCGCAGATGCAGATTAAAATAACGCCCGCTTCCAGCGTTGAGTTTATACCGTACAATTCGATCAAGAGCGCAGTCACCGAGGGCATGAACCACATCACCTCGCTGACGAAGAACGTCGTGCAGAACAGGGCCAGTTGCACCTCCATCCACAACATGGAGGGACTGAGGGACGAGGAGATTCCGCTGAAATCGCTCAACCTCCACAACGGGGAGTCGGAGAAGAATAGTTTCACTGTCATTAA TCTACAGGGTGACCACACTGAGCTGATGCCACCGACGCCACCGCCGCGACGTCTGCGACTGGGCTTGGGGAGTCTGGGGGCCGGTTGCATGCATCAAACAACGCCTATGCAACACGCACCGAGCTTTAGTCGCATAGCAAGCGGCCTGAAACTCGCACAAGCACAAGCAATGGCAGTTGCGGGCTTCTTGCCGTCGGACTCGGCCCAAATCCCATCCGAGTATCCATCGTCGGACGGCTTCGGCTTTCATCCATCCGTTTCGGATTCGGAGGGAGATGGCCGACATGGACGCTCGTCACTCCTAAATCATAGGGCTTCCTTCCATGGCAGAG GTGGGGCCGAGGCAAACGGCCACGCTGGCGCCGAAAGGCTGACACATTCACTGCCGGGCAGCCCAGCTGACAGGAGGCCGCCATCGTTCGAGGTAGTGGGCTCCGCTGAGAGCCTAGTGGGACGGATCCTGGCCGAACAGGGTCTCGGCAAGTACTGCGATCCGGACTTCGTGCGGTACACATCCAAGGAGATGCAGGAAGCCATGGACATGACGCAGGAGGAGATGGACCGCGCGGCCCACCAGCTGTTGCAGCAGGAGCGACGCATCCACGGTCCGACGGGGAAGGTTGACGCACTGCAGCCGCCGTTATAG